In one window of Juglans regia cultivar Chandler chromosome 3, Walnut 2.0, whole genome shotgun sequence DNA:
- the LOC108990796 gene encoding uncharacterized mitochondrial protein AtMg00810-like — MYKARLVAKGYTQVEGLDYHETFAPVAKMTIVRCLLAVVAAKHWVIHQLDVNNVFLHALYQSQTDYSLFTLVTSTNITLVLIYVDDILVAGNDISQIEIFKRLLSTHFKTIDLDSLKYFIELEVARSHKGIFLNQHKYALHILFDIGQLGARTVPFPIEQNLKLNTEDDDLLPDPCTYRRLVGRLIYLTITRLDIAYVINILSQFMHAPRVPYMTAATGVLHYIKGSPSQGIFFSSSSSMHVTTYTDSDWASWPTTHRSTTRYFIQLGTSAISWRTKKQITIARSFAEVEYRAMAVTTCELT, encoded by the exons ATGTATAAAGCTCGACTTGTTGCCAAGGGCTACACTCAGGTTGAAGGCCTTGACTATCATGAGACATTTGCACCGGTTGCCAAAATGACCATTGTTCGTTGCTTATTGGCGGTTGTTGCCGCCAAACATTGGGTCATTCATCAACTCGACGTCAACAATGTCTTCTTACACG cTTTATATCAGTCTCAGACCgattattctttatttactcTTGTCACCTCCACCAACATTACTCTTGTtcttatttatgttgatgatatattggttGCTGGTAACGATATCTCTCAGATCGAGATTTTCAAAAGACTCCTCTCCACCCATTTCAAAACCATAGATCTTgattctttgaaatattttatcgAACTTGAAGTTGCTCGCTCTCACAAAGGTATATTTCTCAATCAACACAAATATGCTCTTCATATTCTTTTCGACATTGGACAACTCGGTGCCCGAACTGTCCCTTTTCCTATAGAACAGAACTTGAAACTTAACACTGAAGACGACGATCTCCTTCCTGATCCTTGCACTTACAGACGCCTAGTTGGCCGACTCATCTATTTGACAATCACTCGACTTGACATTGCCTATGTAATTAATATTCTCAGTCAGTTCATGCATGCTCCTCGGGTTCCTTACATGACTGCCGCTACTGGTGTTCTTCATTACATCAAAGGCAGTCCAAGTCAAggcattttcttctcttcctctagtAGTATGCATGTCACAACATAcactgattctgattgggccagCTGGCCCACCACCCACCGTTCCACCACCAGATATTTCATTCAGTTAGGGACCAGTGCAATCTCATGGCGTACAAAGAAACAGATTACAATAGCAAGGTCTTTCGCTGAAGTTGAATATCGAGCTATGGCCGTCACTACCTGTGAACTCACCTAG